The genomic interval ttcgagaatgaaacaatacatgtactgtAGGCGTccactaagttgagactcctaaggattcgggtctgattggtcgaagccAAATGGGCCAAGCTAGgcacgcacacttatacagttgagccacacgcattctcgctattcgctctctaggttacaactactagtaaAAATGAACTGTGACGCgtgacagagaaaaagaatggtACGAGTCGAAATGAAGTGAGACGAAGCGAAGCAGCTCTTGCATTGGCGTAGATGTTGGCTCTTGGGTAGACATTAGCTGTTGGGTAgacgttgaaaattttaaatcgtCGCTGAGTGTCTACCTATTAACATATTAACATCatattttagtaattaatataaaacattaatattaacattaataataaaataactcaCATTTTCTTACTTTATAAATCTTCCACAATtttgttgttattaattgttacTGCTCTTGCCGTTCCTCTTGCTGTTCCTCTTGCTTTCCCTTTCTGTATATGAATacattgtaattatatattttatcttgCATAAATGcaaatactttattcaatacgGAACgaactaatttttaaattattttaccttATTAATCTTGAacattgctgctgctgctgctgctgctgctgctatttGTATCGCTATCACTGCTATCAGTGCAACTGGTAGCGTTCATTGGACGTGTATCTACAATTTCCTCCATTATACTTTCCATAGCGTTGTCTCTTTCCACGTAttgcttttcaattttctgAACGTGTTTACAAAATCCTACCCAGTCCTCTGTTGATACGTCATTAATTGCTTTTTCGGTCAAATTGGTTAATTCGACTGCTGTGAGTGTTGACGTATTGTTTTCTCGAATAATCCTTTTTACTTTCGCCCACGCCAATTCAATAGGATTTAATTCGCACATATACGGTGGCAATCTAAGGACATTATGTCCATGCCTTTTGAATAATTCGTCCACCTTATATGTTTTGTCCAGACTTTTATTTTGTTGTATCAATTCCACCAGTTGATATTTCTTCATGGTGGCTGCATGCTGGATATTGTTTTCTCCTAACCACTTTATCATATCTGATTTTTTCCCATATGCAGTTGGTGGTTTGTTGATCTGTACCGTGTGGTATGGGGCATTGTCCATTACAATTATTGAATGGAGGGGGATATTTGgcaacaatttttcattgatccatttttcaaaattaagggCATTCATTTGCCCGTGGTAGTCTCCCGTCGTACTTCGCGCTTTAAATATTAAAGCAACACCGTTGACAAATCCTTCTTCCCCACCGGCATGTACAATTATGTATCGGTGGGAAGAGCTATTGTTTTTCAGTATTCCCATTTCTTCATCACTCTGCCAGCATTTACTGAATGACAATGTGTTGTCCaccaaatatattatatttcttccttGCTTTCTATATGAATCTATGGCGGTTAAATACTTGTCGCGCCAGGCAACGATATTTGGTTTTTCCACCAAGATTTTTCTAATGCTAGTGGATTTTTTCCACCTATATCCCATTTTGTGCAGTAGTCGCTGTAACGTTCGAACTTTCCATGGGAAGTCAAGCTGTTCCCGTATAGCGGTCAGCAGCTTCGGGGTTGTCGGAATTATCTTCCTTGTATAAAAGTCGTGGATAATATTGCGAATCATCAGTTTTTCACCGTCAGTGCAATGAAACGTCCCCACAGTGCGAAGCCTTTTGTTTTCTGGTCCCATTGTTGATGATGAGGATGATGAGGTTTCACCTTTAATTCGGTACAAAGTCGCACGTGATACACCCGTGTAATGACACACCCTTTTTGCTGATTGTTCAATGCGACAACTCAATTTGTAATTGCGAGCCTCTTCGTCGCACTTCTCGGCGATTCTCTTAATTACTTTCCGGGCCTCGCTTCGCACTGTTTGTCCTTTCTTACGACTTTCcataatgattttatttattaaatttctaataactaataatataataaaaaactatataataaaaaaacacacaaaatactatataaaaatagaaaataaatgaaaattatactctaaaaaacacacaaaatactatataaaaatagaaaataaatgaaaattatactctaaaaaacacacaaaatactatataaaaatagaaaataaacggtaaaataaaaactaacactaaatactataaatattcgaaaaaaatagaaaaaatagaaaaaaccaaaaaaagaaattaaatatctaGAAACACTTTGAAAAATCGTACGATGTGGACACTAGGAACGCTGTGGGAAAACTGCTTGGAAAGAAATTTGTTCTTCCCAATACAGTAAAATTGACTTCATACTACCAAATCTTCCTTTACCTGCACATTATTACTCCCCCAATAAAACTCCTTCGTAGCCATCAGATGTTCGAATCTGGCAATCACGTGTTCGTTACTACCTTAGATCAGTAAACATACCTGAAAATTGTTGGGGTACGCAGGAAAATACATTACAAGtcacaattatttcaaatttcaattacttcagatttatatttttaaatcgcATAATTACATGTCAAAACCTATATAACAACACAATGCTTTCATTTCTTCGGGTATATAACATGTTCTATTATAAAGAAGTATGGATATTTTTCGTGGCAatacataaattttattacaaccGCCTAACAAGTGTCAAAATGCTACGACTATGTCAAGTTACGTCAAGCTGTGCCACGTGCGGAGGctagacgagggttcgaggtgGGGAGtaggcggagcgtttcacacctcgagtctcaacttagtagacgcgtacaatactaatgtgtgcaaccatcaaacttttttattcatatttataatcatgtttttttcatcaattaaattaccgacagaatacttgaaatggtataccagaaaaatgaattataaaacttgcaccatatacagtgaaaactcgataaatgtacataattattgccggtccattccgcaactgttatggaataggagaatcatttttcaaatttgattgcctagtcagtaaacactgattagaaagagtcagtagctaaagacgaaagagggactaaacccgggatttattgccttcatttaaatgccccgtgtcaatgtgaccatactaatgcacagaataaagttttttattttgtactttttgttaataaaaatttcactatcacgtggagaagatttttctgattaaaatgaagctaaacacaatataaatcggtcaacatttaatagcataatattgggttaaatgttgtgcttgtgagtctttctctctttgtttatccttcttgcgctatccttttctatgttcggaaacatcaaagaatggcggattcgtggtgctggtaggggtagaatgaatgaaataatacacataacgtaagtacgcggccataagacttataggaatgaaaactgcctgacataataatttcaagaagggaataagaaataaagaaattaataatgaattttaatataattctgtcacacttagactgggacactctgtatatgcaggtacaattatattaaaattcattattatatttcaaatgaaaaagatttcaataacacgtggctggagtggctgtcatgggaatcgacgatgtagacagcgcggagaaagaagaggcattttttatatttattgattatatttcaatcgataaatattgtatattatagatcaatttacatgtctttatttttcattcctttcctgaaattattaatgccatatagtttttattcctataagtcttatagtcgcgtacgttatgtgtattacagagtctcatcgaatctgtcgtagcgtgtgactatatttacgccgatcggcgttgttacattcatgatactccttctctctttctcgcgctgtccttttctatgtccgccaggaatcaaaatctcgctcggctcgagcaaattcattttgctagatgatcacagatgtggcaacaccgcgatagaactctcaaatgatgtgatttggcaactatgccacctcactttcgtttcttattctgcataatgacgttagatgtcacaccgtcaaatgtcgaatttctcaattatgtgttttcacgattgcccgattctttccaatggcgctaacatcgattcggaggaggcctcgaaggagtctgtgcccttaatggAGCAACAGCTGTATACCCATAATTAAAGATTAGAGcgataacaaaatataatctACAATAACAAAAGAGCGTAAATTGTATACATTCGACAGAATACAATGAGCAGCATGTACAACAGAAGCAAAATATAGCTTACATAAATCATCATAACACCCAAGATTATTATACCGCCAACCcagtaataatatattaaatattagaataagGAATTTAATCTTAATTTCCAAACAAGTGACACAGCACAATGCATCATGTAAATGCTACCAGATCATACAAATTACAACATTATCGTGACCCCATTTGCATATCCACGAAGGAACTTAATACTGCAATTTACAGAAATAAAATCAAAGATAGAAGATTACCAGCGACAATAGCCAAAACAGAGAAATGACTAGCTATACTGTATTAGTAcaataataagaaataattaCATCCAaacaatcaaaataaattgaaattatggaACTTAAATTAGAACTGCAAAAGTTAATTCAACTCCTTGCATTCCAGTCGAAGTAAACCGCTCCCAGGTCCCGTCAAGACTAATTTAAATCCAAACACGCCCTGTAGGTAGTACTTAGTAAAATAAAGATAGTTAAAGTTAAATTGCCACTAACAAAAGAGTGATAACAAGCAACTGTAGCAGCGAGAGTAGAAAGTTAGTTAGGGGAGTCTAATAGTAAATACTAGACACACACGATCAACATCCAAATTAGATCGGCCACATAAGATTGCGTTGagctctgctgcattgagtaataACTAAAATAAGCATTATAGCCTTCACGGCTACCGGGGTCCGGGCTGAACGAAACAGGGAATACCACTAGTGTATggtttttaaaaaagtatatatttcGCTGTCTATTAATACAAGTCACAACTCGTCTTATTACTTAAGAAAATGGTACGCGGGTAAAGACTCGACCGTATCCAAGTACTCGGGACCGCGTGGAGCAAGGGTTTGCTTCGTGGTCCGGGTTTGTTCACTCAAGGGAGCAAGATCGGAGCCAGGCAAGGGTTCTGTCCTTGGGATGTCCACTCAAGGGAGCGTCTTAGGAGCAGAGACCCGTCTTGTCCATAAAAACGATAGGTCCGTGGCCCTTTTTATCTTCGCGGGAGGTCTTGGGCCAGTGCGAGTGATAGGGTAGGAGGGTCTTTCGCGCAAGCGCACTGGGGTGGTCAAAGTAGCGGGGGTGCACGCACGTAAGGTGGTGAGGGCGCTAGTCTGGTGGCCGCTCGGTACACTACCTCCCTTACGCAGTGCGCTACAGCATTAAAATAACCGATAATCGAGCTAGACTGCCAAAAGAAAACAAATAGTCCTTTTGAGCGTAAACATCAATTTCTACCAACAATATTGCGCTTACTTACTTTTAATCTACAAAACTATGTCCATACATTATTATGCAAAAAGAATTAAGTAAATGTAAGTTTATACATATACTATGTATATGAATTAATATGATCAAACATAACATAATAACGACACATAAGTAATCATGTAACACATTACAACAGAAAGCGCAGCAGCTCACGCACACCACggattgataaataaaataatttttaacaaaaaacaaatccgacttcgaaatacactaaaaagtgtcaaataatttctatttcatttataccaatattccatagctattaataatatctacttaatcgttaaataggataccaaatacatttcaaagttttcggaggcggcgcaaaattaaaaacttttcctctactaagaagatcctaactcagacgtcggcaacctatgataaatcacccatttgataatttcaagtaaataatattgaacgggaatcaacaaacccattgcgaattaactatactgcagttcacgagtgaccgcacttaactcgcgcagctagtgacccactgtggtctagggagatttttaatagtgcgtgtgattcccctgtaCAGGTTGCTTCTGACTTCGCGttaacatcatttttttcttgcgacaaataataggaatttcattgtatcgtgagactttacaatatcatcaccggttatcaattatcgtatgtcatatatttctgcccgccatatatatggtcgcaaagtataataagaagcaacctgtagaggggaataacacaagttattaaaaatctctgtagacctagtgagcggcgcgaattaagtatggtctcttgtgaagtGCAGTATAgcgcatgtacatcaggagggctgctaatttctcatacaatcgttacaattacaaatgttctcagccggacctataatttttctcttacgacttattaattaccaagtatACCATActgcaatcaaatcgttattggcagcattgtttgttcgagtatttttaattttgtgccgcctccgaaaactttgaaatgtatttggtatcctatttaacgattaagtagatattattaatagctatggaatattggtataaatgaaatagaaattatttgacactttttagtgcatttcgaggtcagatttgttttttgttaaaaattattttatttcacactttttagtggaacctgtagtatttttgggatagtgtaaggtgattttggttttctgttacttagctaataaccataaacctaaaaaatattaaccAAATTTGAATGggtaataaacaacaaattccataaatttttgcaagtggggtcatcgcggatatacagagtgtcacgcgactatctctacagccgaagaggaatgattgctaaggtgattctaaacaactttttccttttccaaaatattagttaaggcttgtttttctagttattaacaaaaaacaccgaccaatccgagcgcatacagcgcgcgggctcagggactgcaatgtcggctatgaaaaccgggcctgacgtaggtcgcaaacgaacggctcggcaccccgttggcatagcacaataaaaaattggacgggtagaacatttttagtcattgtttaaaatgaatacggaacctaatctcttgtcgcctatcataatgtaaaaaatgaaattctaagcattctaaacaacaaatgaaaatgattgaaatgaaataattaatgaacgtttgaattggaagccacgttaatgatgaaaaatttgaaaacaatataaatgaaactttcgcattcgttcgtaaattaacctactacgctgaaagcagataattgtcactgggaatcgaggaaacacgttcggtagaacagcaattttcatgatcgggccagtgaactcccctcatttattgcacttagatgtgaataataggcgaggtgtttgctcatcgaatgtccagaatcgacccagtgatctagtgggaatttatttgctttcagcgtagcaagttaatttagaaacgaatgggtaagtttcatttaaattgttttcaaattttgcatcattagtgtagcctttaattcaatcgtttattaattataccacttcaaacatttttatttgttgttttaaatccttagaatttcctttttacattatgacaggcaataagagattaggttccatattcattctaaacagcgactaaaaatgttctaccagttcagtttttttattgtgctatgcgaacggggtgccaagccgttcgttcgcgaccaacgtcaagccccgctttcgtagccgacgctgcagTCCCCGGGATTGCGCTCTAttcgcgctcggattggtcggtgttttttgttattaactcgcaaaccaagccttaaccaacaatttggcaaaggaaaaagttgtttagaatccccttagcaatcatccctctacggctgtcgcggtagtcgcctgacaccctgtaattcctaccgaatatgaaaggtttcatcgcgaacgatacattccatgcagagtaacatgaaggcgtagatattttgctataatagtagttattaacaaattcaataaatttttgcaagtgagatcaccgcggatatacctcctactaaatgtgaaaggtttcatcgcaatcggtatattccctgcagcataaacgccagaagacataaatgaagtattacgttttttgcgacataagtcgttgaatgaatgaatgaatgaatgaatgaatgaatgaatgaatgaatgaatgaatgaatgaatgaataaagaaacaaacaagCTAATAGTCACCCAAGCAAATAGTACTGAAGCTATTTAGTGTTTAATATGCTAAATAGCTTAATAACTATACACAAAGATAAAATCCACCGAGCGGTAAGTAAGTCAGTAAGTATCTTCTGGCACTCTGGCTGATCCCGCCCTGTATAGGTTAAGCCTTCATGTCTACATTTGTACATAATCTCCTTTATTTATTTGCATTTCCCCTTTTAATCTAACTGCTTCGTCTCACAGACCATTGGTGTCTGCTCCGAAGGTATTACTATCTTAGTCTCCTTTTCTGGCCTCGTTACCCGATGCTGAATAGGTGACTTATATTCTTCCCTCTTTACTAACTCATACTCATTTATTTTTAGCCTAATGATTGAATTACCTGGCAGCAATGATTTTTCTCAGGTGAGAGATTCATTGTATAATTTTCACGATGCTATTAATATCCTCTACTTCTTTTGTCTGTGTCCTGAGGAAGGGACAGGAGACCCAACTGTTACTCCAcaccttttctcttcttcctttttattgtttattattattattatcttttatattatctcttattttttatttttaggtgTTCCCGTTGGACGTCGGCATTATTCTATGCACTATAAAGTGCCAGGCTGCTGGCATATTCGTTTCTTTAACTTAACTCTTCACCTATTTTGACGTTTAATCCTTTCGAGCCCTGCCCGTTTCCATGTGAGCTCTCATTTGCTTCtcttttcttatcttttttctATGTTTATTTTCGAATTCCTCTCTTTCCTTAAGGTATTCCTCTATAAAATTCCTCACTGGAAAATGTAAATCTTTGTCTTTCAATAGTGTAGCCATGTTACCTTTGTACCACCTCTCTGGGTAAATATCGCTTTctagtttctttcttttatcattCCATTTTGCGCAGTCGAAGAGTGTATGTGTCGGATCGTCGATTTCTTCAACGCAAAACCAGCACTTTGCATCTTCTTCTTTGTTGATCTTATTTAGAAAGGTACCATAGCAACCATGACCCGTCAGAGCCTGTGTTGTATGGTAGTTCAGCGGTGGGGTATCTTCCGCTTTTCATTCTCGTACATTTGGTATGATATCATACACCCACCTTCCTTTTGTACATATTTCCCATTCTGCCTGCCATTCTCTCATTGCCTTTTCGTATTCTTCTGTTTTGATCTTTTTAactatttcttttctattttcttcctcCAGTGCTATTGTCTCTTTGTTGTATCTGTCGAACAGTAGGGCACTTTCTCTGACTAGATAATCCCAGGGTGGGAAACCGGTCAGTATACATAACACTTCTGTGGACACCGTCTTATATGCTCTAGTTATTCTCCCCAAGGGGACTCTTTGTGCATCTCTTAGTGCTTTTACATTCATTTTATACTGTAATGTCCTTTCCCATATCGGTGCTGCATACATTATCACAGACTCCACCACTCTGTAATAAAGTATTCTTGCACTAGTTCCTGCCCCTTTTGTGTTCGCTTGGAGCGCGTATAAGCGTAGGGAATATTTTAGTGCCTTTTCCACCACTTTCTTTATGTGTTCCTTAAACTTTTGATTTCTTTCGAATATTACTCCTAGGTATTTAGCTATCATGCAGATCTCCATATTACTACCCTTAATATTCACTTGGATTCCTCTCACACTTCTCACGCCCGTGAGAAGGATTGACATTGATTTGTGTGAAGTCAGTTCCAGCCCTTCTTTCGTGAACCATGGTATCAGTTCATAAGTTGCGCAGCTAGAATTTCCAAGGTTTTCAGATCCTTCTCGataattatgatatttataTCATCCGCAAATGCTATAAGGTACACGTCTCTCCTCCTGTGCACCCTCAAAAGCCCGTCATACACTACGTTCCACATAAACGGACCTATGACTGAGCCATGTGGTACTCCTCCGAACACTTTGACCCTTTTTTGTACATCCGACGCATTTATAATCAACCGTCTATCtgttaaatattgttttacCATGTTCACTATTATTGGTGGGAACTGTCTCCTCTTTAGATCTCTCAGTATGCTGCTCCATCTCACAGGGTTAAACGCATTTTTGACGTCGAGCAGTATCATAAGGCAATGTCTTCCCTCTTTCTTTGCTGTATCCCAAAGGCTCATCACATTTTGCATAGCATGGACAGTACTTAATTCTTTTCTGAACCCGTACTGATCTGTTGAGAGGTCGTTTTTTTGCAATTCTTTGTTCagcttatttttcattatatgcTCAAGGATTTTAGCCATATTCGAAGCAATTATATTcagttatttcagttacattaggtTATACTTAGTCAGTATTTTGTGCTAAAGTataaattgtattgtattatataactccctatctcctattatattattataattgagtGAATAAATGAATGGGGTGATTAGCGGTGGCATATTGTAGATtgagtgaaattaattaaattaaattaaatgactcGATAAGTGCTTGTCTTATTCCACCGCACCTACTGTAATTACATGATTATGTGATGACATGTGTCTATATGCCTTAGTGTAGTTTTATTGGCCTTATTGCATGCTCAACATAATGGATTCAATGGAATTCATTAGAATCTATTAGAATCTGGTACAGTTTGGTTTATATGGATTGGTTGTTGAACGCGTATATTATGTGCGTTTATTGTGTTGCGTtaccttcatatatattttaaggacagttggatcct from Osmia lignaria lignaria isolate PbOS001 unplaced genomic scaffold, iyOsmLign1 scaffold0036, whole genome shotgun sequence carries:
- the LOC117611318 gene encoding uncharacterized protein LOC117611318; its protein translation is MGYRWKKSTSIRKILVEKPNIVAWRDKYLTAIDSYRKQGRNIIYLVDNTLSFSKCWQSDEEMGILKNNSSSHRYIIVHAGGEEGFVNGVALIFKARSTTGDYHGQMNALNFEKWINEKLLPNIPLHSIIVMDNAPYHTVQINKPPTAYGKKSDMIKWLGENNIQHAATMKKYQLVELIQQNKSLDKTYKVDELFKRHGHNVLRLPPYMCELNPIELAWAKVKRIIRENNTSTLTAVELTNLTEKAINDVSTEDWVGFCKHVQKIEKQYVERDNAMESIMEEIVDTRPMNATSCTDSSDSDTNSSSSSSSSSNVQD